TAGGAAACCAAAATCTTTAGGACAAATGGTTAAGGATGCTCATGATGCATCCCCAACGGCACAAAATCATGTGGGTGAGTGCAAGGGCAGGGGTAGGGGTAGGAAACCAAAAGATTCAGGACTAGTCGTGGTTAAGGATTTTCATGGTGTGTCTCAAAAAGCACAAAATCATGTTGGTAACCGCAGGGGTAGGAAACCAAATGGTTTGGGAAAACATGCTGTCAAGGATTCCAATGGCGATGGCAATGCCAATGTTGTGGAGGTTTCTAGGGCACAAAACAATGATGGTAAATATAGCGGTAAGCGCAGGGGTAGGAAACCAAAAGAATTGAGAAATGATGCAGTTAAGGACTCTAATGGCAGCTGCAATGGCGGGGCTTCAGAGGCAAAGAAGAATGATGATAATGACAAGGGTACGCTCAAAGGTGAGACACCACAAAAGAATGATCACATTTACCCTCCGTCTGGCATAGAAATAAAGGTAAAGGAGGAGATTGAAGAGGATGATGACGATGCACTCTGCAAAAGAAGGCGAAAGGTTCCAAGTGTAtgtatctataattttatatatgaatttacCTTTTACTTTGCATTTGATATTATGCCTTTATGTGTTGCTTTGCAGTTGAATTTGGAACATTATTGGCATGATGATAAAGCCAATGCAACGAAATACACAAAGTACAGAGAAAAACTCATGCAAGAGCTGGAGAAGCCTTACTGTGAGGAAGAGTATAAGAAGCTTTTTAAATATATGAAACATAGAAAGCTAGTCGAATACCATAAAGAGCATCGCAGCGGCCCTAGGACCTGTAAGAGAAATTATCTTGGGAAATCTCTTCTTAATCATCATGTTGGTAAGTAGAATTTTCAGTCCCTCCTTTTGATATGCAAGTATCTTTGTATTTTTGTCCTTGAATAGTCGCCAAATGTAGCTCAAAGCTGTATACTTCAATTTGAATTAGAACTGATTCATTCACTacaatcaattattttaatagaACATGGAATCACTTAAAAGTGACAGAGAGTACTTATCTTACCAGGATGGTCCTTAAATACATGAAATGGAAAGATGCTTTTGTCTAGCTTCATTAGATGTTTCAGAAGACTAGCAACAATGAGTTATATTTATATGCTTATCTATCTTGCAGATCTGAACAAAAAACTAAAATCAGTTAGTGGTGATTATCCTAAACGTCTGACCCTCTTACGTGGATTTGTTTTTTGGTTGACGGTATGTATAACTTGATATTACAGCATCCTGCACAATTTAATTTTCTAGCTCTTCGTGCCCTGCTCAACTAATAATGTTGATCTGTCTGCTTATCCACCTAATAACATGTATAACCATAGCGCGAAATAATTAGATTCTCTGGGAACAAGATAGAAGTTTTGCTACATGCCATCCATCACTTAAACACATTTAACATTAAGGAAAGTTGGAGATAATGAACAATCATGTCCTATAAAGGCTCACATGTTTTACAATTAATGGTATTTAACAAAACTTTCAAGAATGTCTTGACTAGTTTGGAGCAGTTTATAAGTTACTTTGCAATCAATTTTTCTTTTCCAATCTATTTCTACTAATTAAGTAAAATAttcatgttattattaataagtatctgtttttttatttctttgtccACATGATCCTATTTCTAATACTTCAGAACTATATTTCTTGATAGTCTTGCATGTATGATAGAGCTGATAAATTATGATAACTCTAAGAAGTTAAGTATAGCTGAAAACACCCTTTAAATCACTAAGTTTTCTCTAGCCCTTGCCCTTTCTATAATCTATATATACGTTTTGACATTTATAATTGGTTTTAATTATTATGTTGGTTACACGCAGCATTGTGCGGATGATGAGGCGTTCAAGCCATGGATCTATCCTGAATATTGTAAGCCGGCACCTAAGATGTAGGAAGTGTTATCTGATTTTTATGGTCATGTTCGTTGCATGTTTTACATGGCGTCTCAGAAAGAGTGAAGGCTTTAAGAGCTAGCTCGTTAATTTTATCAGTTATTTAGTTGACTTGATCTAGAAGTTTCATATACATGTATTCATGTATGTATATAAAACACTATTAACTTTGGTAGAAGATGAGATTCATCATTCATACTTTTAATACACTTCACACGTTCCGATTTATTGCACTTCCCTCCATTTTCACAGGATCAATAATTTTTTACTTCATAAGGATTTGTAATGCACCTTATTGCTCTCTAAAATGAGGAAACTTAATTTACCTAAAGAATTTATGtattgattattaatttattattgttccAACTTTCAAATGCATATTTTAAAGACATCAAATGACtatgattttttttagtaattttaaattatatatatttgtttatatGAGAAAAATTATActtctaatttttaatataatagtattttatattattactAAAGTATTTGCTAGTAGcaaattgaacaattactttAAATTCATAACCTGTTTGAATTATTATTCTTAACaataaactactaaaaataacaacaaatattATATTTCAACTAGGTCTATTGTCATTTTTTATTGCTCAACAATTATATATGTgttgtatatattattttgtacatttaagaaaatattatttatataagtaatatgtttattattatttttgttctttttgttattattttacaAATAGTTGTTATTATCTGCTTACTTtggaaaagataaatattatgtaagttacaaataatatttataatttacacTAAGAAACTACTATTTTATCACAAATATGTCAGGGATGCATGGAATATTCTTAGACATgttcaaagttttttttttttcattttttttcaacttttttgaaggatgattttcataaatatatattttttcacttttctatatattataccTTCTTGTTATAATAACAAATAATACTAATATGTTAAATACATTTATTCATAAGTTATTTTACataatattttgtatatttttaattttttaaaaaaatctcacTTTTCAATTTTTATGAGGTTATTTCAAaatcatataaatatatttatccaTGACATAGCATCTATTGATTTTTAGAACAGGAAACgaagaatgataaaataatttaatattagttttcatcactaataaaagtttttttattagtaaaaatttatatataattatttttatatgaattggtaagtaaaattttttttatattatagttatttaaattaaattatttaataatttttaattattaattttatataaaaataattacacgcaaaacttttttttagtttttacgcACGTATAATATACTAAAGCAATGCATATTATTTAAGATTAAATAGATATCAAATAATATAAGCGCTATTAACTTGAAACCATATGATAAGACATAGTTTTATGAGCTAAGCAGTTtgtttaatagtttttttttattgttcctttatattttaatttttttaactaatttgttcaagaattttttgttattgttatttctactttttaatttttttctttaaaattcatatctattattttataaaaaaaatattttataacttttataatattacaaaaaatcaCTCATTTAGCAATTTAGATTATATTTAAAAGCCTAATCTGTTTATAGAATAGGTTATGTTTTTTCTATATTacttttttatagtaaaataaaaaatatagttttgacatcacttaaaaaaatatcttcttaaatattaaaaagatcacttataaaaggagagaaaatttttcaaaaataaaataaaaaaataattagttctctatacttaattttttaactttaatttcttaaatacgtttatttttgtatttaggaCAAGTTTGCCACATCCATCAACAAACTCTATAATTTATATAGATTTTGCCTAACCTCTTCAATatgctttttcaaaaatatcaaattgggtgaaaaaaattgaaagattaCCAATGacaattattatcattatctcCAAAGTATATAGGAGTACACAGGAATAAATTGGATGGAGTTTACTGAGTTTGAGCGAactgtcacggccttggacacactccaacgctaccgtgccggcacttggtcttagctcaagcggtaacgttggagtgtgtccaaggtcGTGACAGAACTCTCTTAAACAAAATGAcatttctaaaattaaatttagaataataatttttttattttattttagaaaaaaatcttaaaagcAAACTTTATTTTAATACATATGAATGTACTTTTCTTACTAAAAGTAAACATGCTCTTAATGAAAATTTTTCAAGGCAAGTTTTCAAGTTACTGAACTTACCGGCCGGCCATTCGAATTCAGAGAGGTTTTCTTCTTCACCTTCCTTCGTCTCTCGCCGTCGCCGCCACTCACCATTTCCGTCTCGTGAGCTCACCGTCGCAGCTCAGAATCGTCGTCTCGCGCGCTCACCGTCGCTGCTCCCAATCGTCGCAAGTCTCCTTGGCTCATCATCGTAGCTCACATCGTCGTCTCGTCGCTCACCATCGTGCACTCACTAGATAATCATTCTCTGATTCACTCTCTATCTTCTCTTTCTTGCTCATTAACTCACTTCTTCTCTCGTTTCAGTGTCGAAGAAGGTGCGTGTggctatgatgatgatgatgaacaaCAATGGCCAAACGAGACAGAGATGGTATGTTTCGTTTTTCCTAAATTTGGTTCTGTGAATTGGGGAGGTTCTGAGATTATAGGGTTTTTAAGTTTGGGGGTTTAGCTTCTGAATGTGTATTGTTTCTGGTTGTTGGAGTTTTAGGTTCTGATTGTTAGAGAAGGTATATTTAACtgcattttatatataattaagtgCTGGATTTGAGATTTTTGTGGTATAAATAACTGAATGCCCTGGTTTAGATGGTCAAACATGTAAGGAATCGTATATTTCGGTGGAGGTGGAATAATTGGggaaaaacatatatataatgaGAATATAGAATGAAAAGTGAAAAGTGCCTTTTTGATTAAACATCCAATCCGATTCAATACTCTTTCAAATGTCGTGATTCATTCTTGTGCAACCTGCAGGTAGCTGAAGTGAGACAGAGAATTTCTAACATGGCAGGGGTTAGAAAGAGGAAGTTTGAATTGTGGCATCTTCTTATCGAATTTGTCCTTTAGGGGCTCATATTGATCACCAGGTACTTAAGTATATGTCTTTCTATTATGACAGTACAATTTTAACTCAATGATTGATCTTGAACACAAGTTTTATCAGAAACGTGAATAAGCAATGCATACCAGAGCTGTTTACTTATTCAATTTCTTGGCAGCTTTCTCATGTAATTTCCCCTGAAATTCGAATGAGTTCTATTCCACTGTTTGATAAATGGTCCTTGGGATTTTATCTTGTATGTGTTACTTTTTCAGGAGATTTTGAAGAGCAAGTTCGGTTCAGGTTTATCAGTGATCATAAAGTCTTGTTGTTTTCTCCTAAGTATTTTGTTGAAGTTTTCACCCCATCACTTGTAAAATTATCCTGTTAGCTGCATTCACTCGGATGTGTGCCACTTCTGTGGAAGCCATTAGTCTTACAACTTGGGCCTAGTGTCAATTGTGATACTAATTAGCTCGTTGGAATTTCAACTGTCAGTTATGATCTTGTGTTattctcattttcattgttgtaTCTTTTCTTACCTTCTCTTCCACTTTATATTAAAAACCTTGTTTGGCTAGGGATTTCTATGTATATCCTTGCTGCCTACTCCAATTATGCATTTTTCTATTAATAATATGCTGAGTTACTTATCCAAAAGTGGGGAAAAAATAATTTTCTGCAGACTGAACAGAAGCAATGAGGCTTGGTATCAATGGACCTTGGATCACCAAATCATATCTTGAAATGAtccttgataaaaaaaaaaggctGGATTTGCATGCACTTTGACTTTGTCTTTTTGCACTCTATGACTTCTCAATTAattgagttattttttattgtttgataTTATTTCTTGTTATATATGCTGATGACTGCTTCAATAGGATAATTATTTTGAGGATGATGAGCCAATTGGCTAAGCATAACTTAACAAAAGtagattatattaattattaagatAAGAAGAAGCTCAATTTCCTTGATGATCTGACTCATGCTAAACCTGATATTGTTTTCTTTTTACCACTTACAGGTGTTCCTCATCATAAGAAGGAGCGTGGTTGTTTTTGATAAATTCCTACAAAACATGTGCATGCTTACACAAGTATTAACAGCttcaatttttctaaaaaaatttttactaataCAAAATTATCTCCTTGCTTCAGAATTATCTGAATTGGTTACATGTGAAACTCTATCTCATGTATGATGTATCAATGAAATATAAACATTGTTAATTGTTAAGTTTTGTTATCTTTTTTCTTACATGAgtgattattatttttcttctttagcCATAAACTTTGATATTTAAACTTTTATGaactttttatgtattatttttttagaaatgccTTCCTCAATGCTGATTGGTCATTGAGAAGACCAGAAGAAATACATTTGTGCTTGGAAGTCAAGGCACTGCAATCATTGCACCAAAACCAATTCGCGCTACTCTTGACCTTGTTACCGGATTGGAGGATTTGTCTCAGCCATGGACTCGGTCCCTCAACTGATCGAATGGCTATTTGCTCGCAAAACCTCTGTTAAATTGTCTTTGTAAAGTTCTAGTCCAAACACAGTAGCGGAAAGGAGAGTTAGCTAGAAGAGCTTGTTTGTAACCGCATTCTGTAttatacatttatttttattatataatatttgattaatttaattaaaaatacagaatTATATTAGTAAGCATTTTTCACTAAAGCTTCTCCAAAACACAAAAACGTAGCCTTTGACAAaggcattttttttaatttttagctaTACTTTTCAAGAGTTACTGAATGAGTGATTTTTTGTAGTAATAAATTCTAATTGAATATAAAAACATgtgcataaaaattaaattattttaagatttatttattttctcactttttttatttatttaaacttaataaaattagttaataatgtGATTTCTTTAATAAAATCTTGACTTTAAATTTTCGTTTTACATTAAgaaatatatcttttaaaaaacaaatttaaatcaattttttattagaaGACAAGCAGTCACAGAAGAGCTTGTTTCATAATCAAATCAAGAACTAAAAAATAACTACCAAAAACAACAAATCCCACATTATCATTCTTTAAATTCATAGCTGTCAAGAACGGAATCCTTCATCAAGCCATTTCTCACCTCAACCTAAGTACCTGTAAGCTTTCTTTGCTTTGAACTCATACGCTTCTTTATTGGCTTTCATCTCTTTCGGGTTCGAAGAATTGCTGCTATTAACTTCACTTCATCAAGCCAGGAAAGAAACTCCACATCTTATTAGAATACTTTCTTTATTTAGTTAAAAGTTTCCAAATTTACATTATAAagattctaaaataaaattttgaagacGAAATCTTTCgggattttattcataatttaatgTAATTTAAACCACTTTAATTTAAAAAGTGAAGTTTATATTAAATGTGAAGAGAAAAAATCTTCGAACCGAATGTAATCCTTGTGGAAGTTcccttaatttaatttaatttaaacaaCTCTAATCTAAAATGAGGATTCTATAAATGTGTTTAATAAGGATTAAACCAAACGAAAGAAACTCTCCAAGaaactaagaagaagaagaaccaagaAACTAATAAAGGATTAAACCAAAGGAAAGAAACTCTCCAAgaaaccaagaagaagaagaaccaagaaattaagaagaagaagggaagactTACAGAACGCCGCAGGAATGATTGCAGAGGAAATAGATGACGCAGCAATAATTGAAGAGGAGCTAAATGCTCTTTTAATGATGGATACCAAGGAGATGATGGAAGATCTGTTTCCCTTGGACTTGGACGATAATCATCAACAGCATTCTTGGGATAACACTCTTTCAAACATGGATATGGAGGATAACCCAGAAAAGATGAAAGAGGAACTGGATGCTTTATTCATGATGGAGGAGACGGAAGCTACCAAGCATTCTCAGCCTCAGCTACAGCCGCATACAACTACCATTGAAGAGCAATGTGCTATTGAAGTCGGTGTTAATCAACTACCTCAGCTAGAATCTCCGCCTCAGCCTTGCTGTCAGTctctgcctctgcctctgcctcATCTAGAATGTCCACCTCAGCCTTGCTCCCAgcctctgcctctgcctctgcctcGGCTAGAGTCTCCGCTTCAGTCTCAGCATCAATCCAAGTCGCAAACGGATATAAGCAAGATGACAGATCAGTTTTTCAATGACACTTGGGGTTATCAACCACCCTTAGAGATGATTGCAGCAGTGGGTGGTCATCAACCACTTCAATCTCAACAGCAACCCAGGTCTGGACTTGGGAGGAGAACAAAGCCTTTGAATCATGGCCAATTGTTTCCAGGATTCTATATACAGTCGCTGGGAAACCGTGGCTGCTCGCCTCCCCGGAAAGACTCCGGCACAGCTGCAAGAACGCTTCTTGAAACTGATGACTGAAGTTAATGCCATCAAAAATGGTTATCCTGAGAACAACATGAACATCATGATACCTTTGCCTGCTACTCCATTGGAACACAGCCCTCTCTTCATTCCTATGGTCAATGCAACACCACCACCTCCACCGCCTCATTGGACTCATCATCAACATCACAGGTGGCTCCTCTAAATATTTtcattccctttttatttttttatttattttttttatatagatatatGGATACTCTGTTTTTCTGTTATGTAAATATATCTTGGTAATTTATCATGGTAGGATGGAGGCAATGGCGCCAGCAGCAGACATGGCAGTGCCAATGCAT
This region of Arachis hypogaea cultivar Tifrunner chromosome 8, arahy.Tifrunner.gnm2.J5K5, whole genome shotgun sequence genomic DNA includes:
- the LOC112707991 gene encoding uncharacterized protein; protein product: MDSKKRRRTLEKNKDLATANEESSMDSYSALLRHMEEPSSSKSGNRKKGLEPLCEDVYISVKSPFDCLAAEEDDTSTEEDYRYWLDYIFVPQEDEEDDGVFVPREDEEDDGDSLLVNVAEEPLIGGVAEDPQIGDVAEDPQYKLFLDNVKARGTCYVIEIPEQNICIEYPDVALTVASEAQNNVGNYTGKRRGRKPKNLRQIIEDSHVVSAKVQNNVGDYSGKRRGRKPKNLRQIIEDSHVVSAKVQNNVGNYSGKRRGRKPKNLRQIIEDSHVVYPKAQNNAGDYSEKRRGRKPKSLGQMVKDAHDASPTAQNHVGECKGRGRGRKPKDSGLVVVKDFHGVSQKAQNHVGNRRGRKPNGLGKHAVKDSNGDGNANVVEVSRAQNNDGKYSGKRRGRKPKELRNDAVKDSNGSCNGGASEAKKNDDNDKGTLKGETPQKNDHIYPPSGIEIKVKEEIEEDDDDALCKRRRKVPSLNLEHYWHDDKANATKYTKYREKLMQELEKPYCEEEYKKLFKYMKHRKLVEYHKEHRSGPRTCKRNYLGKSLLNHHVDLNKKLKSVSGDYPKRLTLLRGFVFWLTHCADDEAFKPWIYPEYCKPAPKM